Proteins from a genomic interval of Zingiber officinale cultivar Zhangliang chromosome 2A, Zo_v1.1, whole genome shotgun sequence:
- the LOC122041388 gene encoding cytochrome P450 704C1-like: MDLLTVMATLGLLLSAACAFVFLRRSNSSPSNNNNKQKQYAPAIGTILHQIVNIPRIYDYHTELSRKHKTFRFSSPFCQYIYTADPIVVEYFLKTNFQNYGKGWLHYENLKDMFGDGIFSVDGDEWRRQRKLASYVFATKTLRDFSSPIFRKNASKLAHVVSSCAKSNEKFDVQDLLMKSTMDSIFRIGFGVELNCLDSSDQEGNEFAKSFDVANEMLILRYVNPLWKVMRYLNIGSEAKLRDKIKLVNEYVHRLISIRIEQPSETGNKSNEDILSRFLDERKKDPQSISLQFLRDIMLNFVLAGKDSTAGTLAWFFFLICKNPSVQEKIHKEVMEVTEATEPAVAFDAFAGKISEDSLNKMHYLHAALTETLRLYPPGPMDGKVCFSDDTLPGGYTVRKDDVVFYQPYPMGRMEYLWGADAEAFCPERWLNDDGIFQPESPYKFTAFQAGPRLCLGKEFAYRQMKIFTAVLLRFFEFKLSDEGKIARFKTSMTLLIDGGLFLEACRR; the protein is encoded by the exons ATGGACTTGCTCACTGTCATGGCGACATTAGGCCTTCTGTTGTCAGCTGCGTGCGCCTTTGTGTTTCTCCGCCGATCAAACAGCAGCcccagcaacaacaacaataagcAGAAGCAGTATGCTCCTGCAATTGGGACAATTCTGCATCAAATTGTCAACATCCCAAGGATTTACGACTACCACACCGAGCTCTCGCGCAAGCACAAGACCTTCAGGTTCTCGAGTCCCTTCTGCCAGTACATCTACACCGCCGATCCTATCGTCGTAGAGTACTTCCTCAAGACCAATTTCCAGAATTATGGCAAG gGGTGGCTGCACTATGAGAACCTGAAAGATATGTTTGGCGATGGAATTTTCTCTGTCGATGGCGATGAGTGGCGCCGCCAGAGAAAGCTTGCCAGTTATGTGTTCGCCACAAAGACCCTGAGAGACTTCAGCTCTCCAATCTTCAGAAAAAATGCATCTAAGCTTGCTCATGTCGTTTCATCCTGTGCTAAAAGTAACGAGAAGTTCGATGTTCAG GACCTACTGATGAAGTCGACAATGGACTCGATATTCAGAATTGGGTTCGGAGTAGAGTTGAATTGCTTGGACAGCTCTGATCAGGAGGGGAATGAGTTTGCGAAATCGTTCGATGTCGCCAACGAGATGCTCATTCTGCGATATGTAAACCCGTTGTGGAAGGTTATGAGGTATCTGAACATTGGATCTGAAGCAAAACTCAGAGATAAAATCAAGCTTGTCAATGAGTATGTGCACAGATTGATCAGTATCAGGATCGAACAGCCTTCAGAAACAGGAAATAAATCA AACGAAGATATCCTGTCGAGATTTCTGGACGAGCGAAAAAAGGATCCACAAAGCATCAGCCTTCAGTTCTTGAGGGACATAATGCTGAACTTTGTGCTCGCTGGGAAAGATAGCACAGCAGGCACACTGGCAtggttcttcttcttgatttgcaAGAACCCTTCTGTTCAGGAGAAGATTCACAAAGAAGTCATGGAAGTGACTGAAGCCACGGAGCCTGCGGTGGCTTTCGATGCGTTCGCGGGGAAGATAAGCGAGGATTCGCTTAACAAAATGCATTATCTTCATGCTGCGCTCACTGAAACACTTAGGCTGTATCCTCCTGGCCCCATG GACGGTAAGGTTTGCTTCTCGGACGACACTCTGCCTGGAGGCTACACTGTAAGAAAAGATGATGTTGTGTTCTACCAGCCATACCCAATGGGGAGGATGGAGTACTTGTGGGGTGCAGATGCCGAAGCTTTTTGCCCGGAGAGGTGGCTGAACGACGATGGCATCTTCCAACCTGAAAGCCCATACAAATTCACAGCTTTCCAA GCTGGGCCAAGGCTGTGCTTGGGGAAAGAGTTTGCCTACCGACAAATGAAGATATTCACAGCGGTGCTGCTGCGATTCTTCGAGTTCAAGCTCAGCGACGAGGGGAAGATTGCGCGCTTCAAAACCTCGATGACTTTGCTGATCGATGGAGGCCTCTTCCTTGAAGCGTGCCGTAGGTGA